A single region of the Microcella sp. genome encodes:
- a CDS encoding DUF2867 domain-containing protein: MQPVFRSLVFVDLPAPDYADMSIIALPPGAPIDPALWARTVFSARSMPLWVRAAFALRELMAPLIGVPRGSRDVFDVRAVHGEEALLSIDDRHLDFRVGVGVDPESRLVRVVTAVRLKGWRGRVYFWPVRLGHPLVVDAMLERARRRLAAA; the protein is encoded by the coding sequence ATGCAACCGGTGTTTCGCTCTCTTGTCTTCGTCGACCTGCCCGCGCCCGACTACGCCGACATGTCGATCATTGCCCTCCCGCCCGGCGCCCCCATCGACCCCGCGCTCTGGGCACGAACCGTCTTCAGCGCGCGCAGCATGCCCCTATGGGTTCGGGCTGCATTCGCCCTGAGAGAGCTCATGGCGCCCCTCATCGGAGTGCCGCGAGGTTCGCGCGATGTCTTCGACGTGCGCGCCGTGCACGGTGAAGAAGCCCTGCTGAGCATCGACGATCGTCACCTCGACTTCAGAGTTGGAGTCGGAGTCGACCCTGAGTCGCGGCTCGTGCGAGTCGTCACCGCCGTGCGGTTGAAAGGCTGGCGGGGTCGTGTCTATTTCTGGCCGGTCAGGCTAGGTCACCCGCTGGTCGTCGACGCGATGCTCGAGCGCGCAAGAAGGCGCCTCGCCGCGGCATAG
- the purU gene encoding formyltetrahydrofolate deformylase, translating to MSETPHHWIVTIVCDDRPGIVHAVTGAIVAADGNITELQQFSSLDSGRFFLRLQTETVADHDELRAALDGVIERYGMECRIDLVGRPLRTLVLVSKAAHCLNDLLFRHRSGHLPIEVPLVLGNHPDLAELAAFYSIPFESHAVTNPDEKAAFEQRILEVVAEFDIELVVLARYMQIFSPELCDALAGRAINIHHSFLPGFKGANPYKRAHARGVKLIGATAHFVTSDLDEGPIIEQNVVRVDHSRSPEELVVIGRDEESRTLSQAVRWFAEDRVLLDGQRTIIFH from the coding sequence GTGAGCGAGACCCCCCACCACTGGATCGTGACGATCGTCTGCGACGACCGACCGGGCATCGTGCACGCGGTCACCGGTGCGATCGTCGCCGCCGACGGCAACATCACCGAGCTGCAGCAGTTCTCGAGCCTCGACTCTGGTCGATTCTTCTTGCGGCTGCAGACCGAGACGGTCGCCGACCACGATGAGCTTCGAGCGGCACTCGATGGCGTGATCGAGCGCTACGGCATGGAATGCCGCATCGACCTCGTCGGTCGGCCCCTGCGCACCCTCGTGCTCGTCTCGAAGGCAGCGCACTGCCTCAACGACCTGCTCTTCCGCCACCGCAGCGGCCACCTGCCGATCGAGGTGCCGCTCGTGCTCGGCAACCACCCCGACCTCGCCGAGCTGGCTGCCTTCTACAGCATCCCGTTCGAGTCGCACGCGGTGACGAACCCCGACGAGAAGGCGGCGTTCGAGCAGCGCATTCTCGAGGTCGTCGCCGAGTTCGACATCGAGCTCGTCGTGCTGGCGCGCTACATGCAGATCTTCTCGCCCGAATTGTGCGACGCGCTCGCGGGGCGCGCGATCAACATCCATCACTCGTTCTTGCCAGGGTTCAAGGGCGCCAACCCTTACAAGCGCGCCCACGCCCGAGGCGTCAAGCTCATCGGGGCCACCGCCCACTTCGTCACGAGCGACCTCGACGAGGGCCCCATCATCGAGCAGAACGTCGTGCGGGTCGACCACTCGCGCTCGCCCGAAGAGCTCGTCGTCATCGGCCGTGACGAAGAGAGCCGCACCCTGAGCCAAGCGGTGCGCTGGTTCGCCGAAGACCGCGTCCTGCTCGATGGCCAGCGCACCATCATCTTCCACTGA
- a CDS encoding TetR/AcrR family transcriptional regulator has product MSTATIGARETWVDAAYARFQSGGLRDVRVELLARDIATTKGSFYWHFSNRRALVDAVMARWEAEQTEAMIAAAEHGGDALSRLRLLFSAVAADASRRRGETTLYASANDEGVGDIVGRVSRRRIDYLATTLGELGFDTDEARRRSAIALAAVVGLQQLTVVAGYALDGIESDALTATALAMTTTAP; this is encoded by the coding sequence GTGAGTACAGCAACGATCGGTGCGCGAGAAACATGGGTCGATGCCGCGTACGCCAGATTTCAGTCGGGGGGCCTTCGCGACGTGAGAGTAGAACTGCTCGCTCGCGACATCGCTACGACGAAAGGCTCGTTCTACTGGCACTTCAGCAACCGCAGGGCGCTGGTCGATGCGGTGATGGCGCGCTGGGAGGCCGAGCAGACCGAAGCGATGATCGCGGCGGCCGAGCATGGCGGTGATGCTCTGTCGCGGTTGCGGCTGCTGTTCTCTGCGGTCGCCGCCGACGCATCGCGGCGCCGTGGTGAAACCACGCTCTATGCAAGCGCGAACGACGAGGGGGTCGGTGACATCGTGGGTCGCGTCTCTCGACGACGCATCGACTACCTCGCCACCACGCTTGGCGAGCTGGGGTTCGACACCGACGAAGCCCGCCGTCGATCAGCCATCGCGCTCGCCGCAGTTGTCGGTCTGCAGCAGCTCACCGTCGTCGCGGGGTACGCGCTCGACGGCATCGAGAGTGACGCCTTGACCGCCACGGCTCTCGCGATGACGACCACTGCCCCCTAG